One genomic segment of Nocardia spumae includes these proteins:
- a CDS encoding DUF4365 domain-containing protein — MRASEQERIGSTGQSAVERQFKSLGWGVTDNAYHDLGTDLWLMVRDDRRFDLGLLIGAQVKTSENSSRTSKYFKEPIRSSETGEVTGWVFRESRDHFHYWLNHSVVHLVVLHDLETGTSYWAHVTTDAVEWTERAGKLTVPKTQTVCQDMRDKLVEAAATQRSSPGWEGSAWSEANDISPRDELRHALITPRLVAPHPNSEPDTVSAIQSIAMLTLCRMNRFQSAQDIERLTGKTSPYRSIEILRQLPEWDWKLFTAIYDFINQGSLELFPPLLEASITPGALANRPEQHAAAVVVYAAALIENGQSEQALVELESALDLDKSLPMDNAWLRVQKARALRELGNIRESRDVALDVQRVRATSSHDPTGTAIAAAAAELIFATSGWGERNLAQAISDSDTLAGWWRNQQVAWGLGSDFGERFEDWANTASLKSSIKFGSSNSAWLHLRSATLMSGFAGDQSGWRHALSLLSRHILGSSDSDSSVDLIAGALTDLRRSGDSDSLELALNRIVLAGPALAARNASRDVDLDESTVTSANADLKLITCAADILEADEADRYARWALRILEDPEEYCERVQPTFAVRIYVLKMLAALVSSTSEVVASEVVAHIVNLPAQSDQAYAHSYAAVVRAIPSGSWTTQDRSGIHAREGDNWELHNALSALLAENDEEAREQLLDAARGGSWRALIALNSASSLPGDVVAAQITALGEGIRNIITEASRHAYANGRRGFGRALTLLNAWHPEWADWNPIKELLSDPRVDPRDISGSLTALTEVSEKLTDEIKNDLEAVIRNLELREGVSLLGWPGVQHLATEVLEAFRPGSVSTVRKWSLITSGPEQRKTLARIIERRRNPEELDLFAVLADDTVADVRAEVGWCVARWVTLGVAIPESSLLLETLLARDTGTLLARYVAAALSGTEPSETVVPHLEMLSHHTSSAARKMAFDGLGRREQEASS; from the coding sequence ATGCGTGCGAGCGAACAAGAAAGGATTGGCTCAACAGGGCAAAGTGCCGTAGAGCGCCAATTCAAGAGCTTGGGATGGGGAGTTACTGACAACGCATACCATGATTTGGGTACGGATCTCTGGCTAATGGTGCGCGACGATCGCAGATTCGACCTGGGTCTTCTGATCGGTGCCCAAGTGAAGACCAGCGAGAATTCTTCTAGAACGTCGAAATATTTCAAAGAACCTATCCGTTCGAGCGAGACTGGTGAGGTTACGGGTTGGGTTTTTCGGGAATCGCGGGATCATTTTCACTATTGGCTCAACCATTCGGTCGTCCACCTCGTCGTCTTACATGACCTTGAAACCGGCACTTCATATTGGGCGCATGTGACGACGGATGCGGTCGAGTGGACTGAGCGCGCTGGAAAACTCACGGTGCCCAAAACTCAAACAGTGTGTCAAGATATGCGCGACAAGCTGGTCGAGGCCGCGGCGACCCAACGAAGCTCGCCAGGCTGGGAAGGCTCCGCCTGGAGTGAGGCTAATGACATTTCTCCTCGTGATGAGTTGCGTCATGCGCTAATAACGCCGAGATTGGTCGCTCCCCACCCCAATTCAGAGCCCGACACGGTCTCTGCTATTCAGTCTATCGCGATGTTGACGCTATGCAGGATGAACCGTTTCCAATCCGCGCAAGATATCGAAAGGTTGACCGGAAAAACGTCGCCCTACCGCTCCATCGAGATCCTTAGACAACTGCCCGAATGGGACTGGAAGTTGTTTACCGCGATCTACGATTTCATAAACCAGGGATCCTTGGAACTGTTCCCCCCGCTCCTAGAAGCTAGTATTACGCCCGGAGCGCTTGCTAATCGACCTGAGCAGCATGCGGCTGCCGTTGTCGTCTATGCGGCGGCGCTGATCGAGAATGGACAGTCCGAACAGGCATTGGTGGAATTGGAATCCGCTCTTGATTTGGACAAATCGTTGCCTATGGATAACGCATGGCTACGAGTGCAGAAGGCGCGGGCCCTTCGCGAGCTAGGAAATATCAGAGAATCGCGTGACGTTGCTCTTGACGTACAGCGTGTTCGAGCCACCTCATCGCATGATCCCACAGGTACCGCGATTGCGGCCGCTGCAGCAGAGCTTATCTTCGCGACGAGCGGTTGGGGAGAAAGAAACCTTGCCCAAGCGATCTCCGATTCAGACACCCTCGCTGGCTGGTGGCGGAACCAGCAGGTCGCTTGGGGGCTGGGCAGCGACTTCGGCGAGCGATTTGAGGACTGGGCGAACACGGCCTCGTTGAAGTCGTCCATCAAGTTCGGGTCCAGCAACTCCGCATGGCTACATCTGCGATCGGCCACTCTCATGTCTGGCTTCGCCGGTGATCAGAGCGGATGGCGACATGCACTCTCACTACTCTCTCGACATATCCTTGGGTCATCAGATAGCGACAGTTCAGTTGATTTAATAGCCGGTGCGCTAACAGATCTTCGGCGGTCTGGCGACTCGGATTCACTTGAATTGGCCCTGAATCGTATCGTCTTGGCTGGACCGGCGCTAGCAGCTAGAAATGCTTCAAGAGATGTCGATCTGGATGAATCCACGGTCACTTCTGCAAACGCAGACTTGAAACTTATAACGTGCGCAGCCGACATCCTTGAGGCAGATGAGGCCGACCGATACGCTAGGTGGGCGCTGCGCATTCTGGAGGACCCTGAAGAGTATTGTGAAAGGGTTCAGCCGACATTTGCTGTGCGAATATACGTATTGAAGATGTTGGCGGCGCTAGTGTCGTCAACGTCCGAGGTAGTAGCCAGTGAAGTAGTTGCACACATCGTTAACCTTCCCGCTCAGTCCGATCAAGCCTATGCCCACTCCTACGCTGCCGTGGTTAGGGCGATTCCGAGCGGATCGTGGACTACGCAAGATAGAAGTGGGATACATGCGAGAGAAGGCGATAATTGGGAATTACACAATGCGCTCTCGGCGCTCTTAGCTGAAAACGACGAGGAGGCCCGCGAGCAACTGCTAGATGCCGCTCGCGGCGGCTCATGGAGAGCGCTCATAGCGCTTAATAGCGCTTCGTCGTTGCCGGGTGATGTAGTTGCGGCGCAGATTACGGCGCTAGGAGAGGGAATTCGAAACATTATTACCGAGGCGAGCAGGCATGCCTACGCCAATGGCAGAAGAGGATTTGGCAGGGCTCTGACTCTGCTCAATGCGTGGCATCCGGAGTGGGCTGACTGGAATCCGATAAAAGAACTGCTGAGCGATCCACGGGTCGATCCTCGAGATATATCAGGGTCCCTGACGGCGCTAACAGAGGTTTCAGAAAAATTGACTGATGAAATTAAAAATGATCTGGAGGCGGTTATTCGAAATCTAGAACTTCGCGAAGGAGTCTCCTTGCTCGGCTGGCCAGGCGTTCAGCATCTAGCCACGGAGGTGCTAGAAGCATTCAGGCCCGGTTCGGTCTCCACTGTACGAAAGTGGAGTCTTATTACGTCAGGGCCGGAACAGCGGAAAACTCTGGCTCGGATAATCGAACGACGTCGCAATCCAGAGGAGTTGGACCTTTTTGCAGTGCTGGCAGATGACACAGTCGCTGATGTTCGAGCAGAGGTTGGGTGGTGCGTAGCGCGCTGGGTGACGTTAGGGGTAGCTATTCCGGAATCCAGTCTGCTGTTGGAGACCTTGCTGGCGAGAGATACTGGGACGTTACTCGCGAGGTATGTTGCGGCCGCACTGTCTGGTACCGAACCGTCGGAAACGGTGGTTCCACACCTTGAAATGCTCAGCCATCACACCTCTTCCGCAGCACGGAAGATGGCGTTCGATGGGCTTGGCCGGCGCGAGCAGGAAGCTTCGAGCTGA